The Candidatus Bathyarchaeota archaeon region CAATTCCCAGCGGCGGAAACAGGTAGCCTCCTTCGATGCCTAAGTCGTTTAAGACGTTTTGTAGGGTGGGTGAGGCGGTGCGGGTGAAAAGTATATAGGCTCCGCTTTTTTCTTGTTCAATGATTTGTGCGTCTAAGAGTAAGCCTGAGTCTTTTAGATCTTGGATTTTTGTGGAGGGGTCGAGGAGTTCTATGCGTGAAATTGTGGCGAGTTCTTGGTCGTCTTGTCTTAGGAAGTAGAGGAGTTCGAGGGATTTTATTTTTTTCAGCGGTGGAAGTTCGATGCCTGCTTTTTGCAGTTCTTTCTCTGAGGCTTCAAGTATTAAGCGGCGCATACGTCTAATGTTGTTTGTACACATATATTTCTATTGAGAAGCCGAGTATATTCGGTACAATCTTAAAGAGACGCCCTGCCTTCCTAAAAAGGATTAAAATCACCATTCAACAAACGGAAGTGTTCATATTTGAGTAACGGAAATAACGCCTTCACAAAACTCGGCCACATAATAACTAAACGTAAGTGGGCAATAATCGGCGTCTGGATGCTGCTTTTGGCGATCATCTTGCCTATCGTGGTGACAGCGTCGGGTGTTTCCTCCTTAAACATGGAAGCATCAAGCGATAGCAACCAAGAATCCGCCATAGCAGAAGATATAATCTCTGCACAATTCAAGAAATCAGTATCCAACGATTCACTGGTCATCGTAATCTCCACCCGTGACGCATCGTCACTGGCAACTCAGCAATTTATAAAAGAATTAACAGACGCCATAAACGGCAGCTCCAGCATAACGGGAATAAAAAACATAACCAGCGTCTACACAATTTTAATCCCAGCGCTTAATCAAACCAACGAAGGAGTCTACGCTGCCTACTACGGCGGCAACTTGACTTATAATTTACTTTACAGCGTCTCCACTATCTACTCGAACGTCTGGTATCAAGCGTACAACACAGCCAAAGAACAACTATCCTCAGGCATAAACCAAACCAACCAAGGCGTTTACACACTACTGGAAAACGCCAACATGACATACAACCTACTTTATGGCGTCCCAGCCGCCTACAGCACAGTTTGGGCTACCGCCTACAACCAAACTCGCCTGCAACTCATCGAAGGCCTCAACCAAACCAACCAAGGCGTACATCTCGCATTACAAAACGCCAACTTAACCTACAACCTCCTCTACGGCGCACCAGCCATCTACCTAAACATTTGGACCCAAACATACAGCCAAACAGGCGACATCAACCAATCTAACCAAATCGCCTATCAACAAACCGCCACCATCCTACAGCAAACCGACCCAGAAGCATTCGCCCAGTACACCTCACCGTTGCTGGACGCCTTCTACGGGATATGGACTCAAAGTTTCTCAGACCCACAAACCGCCGCCTGGACACCGCTTGAACGCGCAGTCTACGCTTCAACTCAAACAAACCAACTCTACATCAACACCTTCCTAGCAGGCGACCCCACCAGCCAAGCGTTCGTCACAGCTTTAACGGGTGCATTGACCTTTGAGAACTATCTAACTTTTACTCAAGAACAAAACAACGCCGCATTAACCGCGTTTGCCATACAGACTGTGGTCGCGGGTTCAGGTGGGTTATCTTCAGCTGAATTCGTCACTGCAGCCTACAACTTGGGCGAAAACCCCTCGCTTTCAGCGTTGAGTACTTTGGCTGAGGCAATAATCGTTGACCCAGACACATACAACATGGGAACAAACTTCATCGCAACTTTTAACCAAGTTGCGTACACTCAAACAGCTGCCATACTCCAGCAAGCTGACCCCGCCTCATACAACCAGTACACTGCACCTTTGCTCTACGCGTTCAACGCTACTTGGGTGGGTACCTTCCAGAACCCTGAAACCCAAGCCTTACCCGTTATGGTTCGGGCATCTCTTGCTGCAAACATCACCAACCAGCAATACATCAACACCGCGCTTGCAGGCAACGCAACCATGAAAGCCTTCGTTACTGCTCTAACGCAAGCCTTCACGCTTGACAACTTTATGTACAACACTCAAGACCAAAACAACGCTCAACTCCAAGACTTCGCAATCAAATATGTTGCCAACCAAGCAAACTCGGCTGTTTCCTTCGTAAAAGCCGCTTACGACTTAGGAAAATCTCCTTCATCTTATGCTTTGTCTTATCTTGCCGACGAGGTAATCTGGTATCCAGACTTCTATGGCATGAGCAAACTAATACCCACCTTTAACAGCGTCTCTTATGAGCAAACAGAAAAGATACTAAAAGACCTCGACAAAGAAGCCTTCAACGATTACACGTCCCATCTCCTTAAATTCTTTAATGCTTCTTGGACAAAACGAGTTCCAACCCAACCAATATCTGGCGTAGCTTGGATAAACAGCACTGCCTCTATTGCCGCCGACGTAGCCAACACACAATTCATCGCCGCCTACCTAAACGACACCGCAGACTTCGCCAGCCAAATCGCTTCAAACCTAAAACTGCAGGACTACCTAAACGGCAACACCACTTATTCAAACGCCAAAATCAAAAACCTAACCATAAACTACGTCGCAGACGAATCTGGTTTATCCACAAAATTAGTTGAAGCCATCTACGATATGGGAGAAAACGCAACTGAAAGCGCGATTAGAGCTTTAGCTTCACAAGTTGTCTCTAACCCTGATGCCTTCAACATCGGGCAACCCTTCAAATCTTTAATCACCTCTTTCGTATCACCCGCAAAAGATGTTACTTTGGTTTCTATTACTTTTGAGAACTCAGATAACACTAACCTCTTAGCGATACGAGGAATCATCGCAGAAAAGTTAGTTCAAAACCCCGCCGACGTATCCTCAGCGTTAGTCACAGGAAATGACGCCTTAAACTACGACTTTGGGCAATCAACCAACGAAGACCTCGACCTCATTCTCCCCGTAACGATTGCACTTCTGGTCATTGCTACTGCACTGTTTTTCCGCTCCATCATCACCCCCATAGTCACCTTGGGCACTATCGGTGTGGGGCTGGGTGTTTCCCAGATTTTCCCCTACCTCGTGGGCACATACATAAACCAAGTGGACTACACCATCACCACGGTACTGTTAACTGTCCTCATAGGCGTGGGCACCGACTACAGCATCTTCGTCATAGCTCGTCATCGCGAGGAAAGAATCAACCAGTTGCCCCTCTTTGAGGCAATCAAGAAATCCATCACATGGGCAGGCGAAAGCATCGTAACCAGCGGCGCCACAGTTATAATCTCTTTCCTTGCACTTTCAGCCACCTCGATGGTTTTCATGCAAACCATGGGCATCATCGTAGGTTTAGGCGTCATCGTCACGTTGCTTGCCTCCCTAACGTTTGCCCCTGCCCTAACCGCGATTTTGGGCGACAGAATCTTTTGGCCCAACTCAGGCGAACGCTTTGAACGCTACGCAAAAGGCATCACAGAGAAGAACAACCGCAGAGGCGGCTACTTCGCCAGAAGTGGGGCTTTCTCGGTGAAACACGGTAAAGTAATCATTCTGTTAGCGGTCTTAGTTACAGTGCCTGCTTTCTATGTCTATGCAACTACTACGCCGACATACAACCTCTTAGGCAGTGCATCTGAAAACTTGGAGTCTGTTGCTGCGTCTAACACCTTAACGGACTCCTTCGGTGGGGGTAGATTAATGCCGACATACGTTGTCGTTACCTTCGCCAACCCCATCATCAATAACGGCAGCCTCAACACAGGAGAAATGGCGACGCTGCAAAGAATCGCTTCAGACATCGCGGACAGCGAAGGCATCCATCAAGTTACAGGACCAACGATGCCGTATGGCGAAACAGTCGATTACAAAACCATAACCAACGAAACCGACTCAACCACCTACAGCGCCATACTGGACACTATAGGTGAAGACAACAAGTCAGCGTTAATAACCGTGCAGTTCAACGTTGACCCGTACTCAACGGAAGCCATGAACTACGCTCAGGCGCTACGTGAATCTCTCCATGCAACCTATGACGACGCAGCTAACGTAACAGGCATCTATGTGGGTGGAACAACAGGCTCCATCCTTGACACCAGAGTTTCCTTCCAGAACCAGTTTAACCAGATTCTGCCAATCGTAGCAGTAGGCGTCGGTTTGGTGTTGTTCTTCGTGTTGGGTTCACTGATTCTGCCCGTCTTCGCGGTTCTTTCAGTGCTAATGAGTATCGTCTGGACCCTTGCACTTACCATGGTGGTTTTCCAAAGTGTATTCAGCTACGGCTTGCTCTTCATAACCCCCTTGATACTCTTTGTGTTGCTGCTTGGTTTAGGCATGGACTACAACATATTCATCCTAACCCGCATACGTGAAGAAGCAGCTAAGGGTCAGAGCCTAAACGACGCCATCGTACACGCGGTTCAACAAACAGGCGGCATCATCACCGCTGCAGCCGTCATCCTCGCAGGGTCGCTTGGAGCGTTGATGCTTTCAAGCAACATGATGATGAAAGAGATGGGTTTCGCATTCGCCTTTAGCATCTTAATCGACGCATTGGTGGTGCGAACTTACCTTGTGCCCGCGGTGATGTCAGTGTTTGGCAAATGGAACTGGTACAACCCCATAAAACGTCTGCAACGCATAAAACACTTCGAAGACAACCAAACCCCAGAGCAGCCGCCAACAGCGCAAAAAGCTGACTAAGCTATTATGGGAACGTGTTTGTTCCCTAACAATCTTTTTATAAATCCCCTGCCTTTTTAGCAAAAAATTCCCAATCAAGCTCAGATGACTAAATTTATGGTACAATACAAGTGGGTGGCACTTTCAAACACAACCCTTGGCATGCTGATGGCATCCATTGACATGACCATCGTTTTGATTGCTTTGCCGTCGATTTTTAGAGGCATAAACATTGACCCCTTCACCAGTTTCCAGTATCTGCTCTGGGTCATGTTTGGCTACAGCATCGTAACCGCGGTGCTGCTGGTAACTTTCGGGCGACTCTCAGACATCTACGGCAGAGTGCGCCTCTACAACTTGGGCTTCGCCATATTCACCGCAGGCTCCATCCTGCTATCCATCACACCCCACACGGGAGACGCAGGAGCCATCGAACTCATAGTATTCCGCATCATACAGGGCGTCGGCGCAGCCTTCCTCTTCTCCAACAGCGGAGCCATCATAACCGACGCCTTCCCAGAGAACGAACGCGGCAAAGCGCTGGGCATAAACCAGTTGGCGTTCCTTGCAGGTTCACTCATCGGCTTGGTTTTAGGCGGTGTCTTGGCTGTTTACGATTGGCGTCTGGTCTTCTTGGTCAGCGTCCCCGTCGGCGTAGTTGGCACCGTTTGGTCTTACTGGAAACTAAAAGAGCAACACGTTATCCGGAAGAAACAGAAACTCGACGTCTGGGGCAACTTATGTTTCGGCGGCGGCTTAACCCTGATACTGCTGGGCATAACTTACGGGTTGACGCCTTACGGTGACTCGCCGATGGGTTGGGGTAACCCGTTCGTTGCTGCCTCTTTAGCGGTCGGCGCCGCGTTGTTGATGGCGTTTCCCTTCATAGAGCGCCATGTAGAGGACCCGATGTTTCGTCTTGACCTCTTCAAGAACCGCACCTTCGCCGCAGGCAACATAGCCACCTTCCTGAGTTCCATGTCACGAGGCGGCGTAATGATTATGTTGGTTGTGTTGCTGCAGGGGATTTGGCTGCCTCTGCATGGCTACAGTTATGAAGATGCACCCTTCTGGGCGGGCATATTTATGATACCCCTCTCCGTTGGCATCGCAATCACTGGTCCGCTGAGCGGTTGGCTCTCTGACAAACACGGCGCAAGAGTACTCGCAACAGTCGGCATGATAATCACAGGCATAACCTTCTTAGTCTTCACCTTGCTACCCGCTAACTTTGACTACTTACCCTTCGCGCTCATACTGCTCATAATGGGCCTCGGTAACGGCATATTCATGTCCCCCAACATGGCATCCGTCATGAACAGCTGCCCCGCTGAGCACCGAGGAGCCGCCTCAGGCATGCGGTCCACACTGCAAAACTGCGGCCAAACCATCAGCCAAGCCGTATTCTTCAGCATCATAATCATATCCCTAAACGCAACCCTGCCTGAAGCGCTTTCCACAGCTGTTGCAAACGCAGGCGCATCGCAGCAACTCGCCGACGCATTTAGCACTACGCCTGCTTCAGGCGCGCTTTTCGCGGCTTTTTTGGGGTATAACCCCATTGGCACACTGCTTCAAAGTATGGGTCCACTTGCAGCGGGGTTGCCCGATGCTTCCCGGGCGATTCTGGAAGGACAAACTTTCTTCCCCAACGCCATCGCCGCGCCCTTCATGTCAGCCTTAACCCTTGCATTCATCATCGCTGCAGCGCTATGTTTTATCGCAGCCGCTTTCTCTGCGTTGAGAGGACCAAAAAACCAGAACTGTGGGTCGCCAGCTAAAGGCAATTAGCTTCTGCGTTTCAGAACAGCCACTGTCAAGATTAAAGCTGACGCAAACATTAAGAAGAAAACGATTGGGGCGTTGAGTTCTGGAATTGCAGGTGTCGGCTCACTTGTGGCCTGTGGACTCTGCGTCGGAGTGGTCGAATCCATCTGAGAGCTGAACTGAACCGCTTGGAGCGTCACCGTGCAGCTAGCAATGGTGGAGAGGCCTGCGTTGTCTAAGAATTCCACGTAGACGGTTTTTGTACCCACATCACTTGAGATAGTCCATGCTTTCTGTGTGGTATACGGCTCCCAACTTGACCAGTCTTCATCTTCGTTTGCGAAACGCATCAACCAAACGCCCGAAGTTGCGTCACTTGCAGAGACTGTTAAAATTATGCTCGTTGAAGTTGTTGTGGGGTTAGTCCAAACACTACCTGTCGGCGGCGTCTTGTCAAGTTTAATCCCGCTAAGAGTTACATGGGGCAATTCGACGATTGTTTCCTCAGATGGGTTCCATGTACTCCAATACTCCAACGTGTTGCCTGCACTCTCTGTGGTTATTAATGGTTGACCGTGGGCAGTTACGTTGAGGATGTCGCCTTCGTTTAGGCGGTAGAATGTTTCAGTCACTTCCCCATCTGAAGTTAAACTGACCGCGAAATCCGCCGTTTGCCATCCAGCCACATAATCGTCTACTGTACGGGGCGCACACGTTACATTTACCGACAGATTCACTGCTCCGTCACTGACTGTTAAAGTGTGTTTACCGATAGATGTATCAAAAACGGTTAATGTCGCCGAAAAAGAACCTGCCCCGTCAACCAACCAATTTCCTACTTCGGTGCCATCCCAAAAAATGGTTACAGTACCAGCTCGGAATCCATTTCCAACCACAGTGGCACCAACGCCTCTTTGAATAAACGCCTTCTGGGTTAAGTCTGTGTTGTTACCGTATACACCTTGGGCGGTTGTGGTTCCAACCTGTTTTAAGCCTCTGCGGAGTTCTTTGAATGTGGTGTAGTAGGATTTTCCGTCGCTGTTGTCGGTGGCTCTAAAGACTACGTTGTCGGATAGTTGTGTGTTGTCGCCTGCGGGGTTGCATGCTAAGAGGTCAGGTGCATTCGTTGAGAAGGTAAAGTTGCCGTTCACTGTTGCAGTGTTATTAGCTATCGAAATCCAAGACATATTCAGAGGGTTCTGGTAGGATATGTTCACTGAAGCCCCAGCGAAACCTACTCCACTAAGTGTAATTGCGCCTTCAGCTGGACCAGAATCGGGTGAAACCGATAGTTGTGTACCAAAATTCAACGTTAAGGGGCTGCCTAAACCCGTAACGAGATCGTAACCCACGGTCGCGCTGTACTTGTAGTTAGCTCCAGAGGTGATGTCTCGGAAGTATGATGAATAAGAGTTTTTTGCAGATGTGTAGAGGTTAGTGTTGGTTGCAGATTGCCCAAGCGCATGGATACCTGCCCATTGCGGGGCCCCCGCGCTGGTTCCACCCACCTTCCACCAAGTTCCGTTATAAACCGCTACGCCTGTTGTGACGTTGGCGTTGTAGGAGACGTCGGGAACGGCGCGTCGGGCGTAGGTTAATCCATAGTTGGTTTGGTAGCTGGGTCTGCTTAGGTATTTACTGACTCCCCCGCTACTACCTTGCCAAGCGGTTTCAGAGATAACAGTTCCGTCAGGATTAAGCTTAAGGGTAGTTCCACCCACACTCACAACATACCTTGAGACTGCAGGCCAATTCACAACAGATCCATCGTCACCTGAAGCAACGAAGTACTCTATTCCCGATTTACTAAAGTAGCTCTCGTAATAGCCTTCACTTGCAAATTCTTCGCCACCCCAACTCATCGAAACCGCCACCACTCCAGGATAGTTAGATGCATAATCCACCGCTGAAAGCAACGCAGTATTACTCGCATCTACCGCCTCTACCAGCAGGATTTTCGCTTGAGGCGCTATGGCATGAGCCCACTGGACATCCAAACAGGCTTCCAGGGACCAATCGCTGCGGACTTCAATGTTGGATGCCATTTGGTGAACAATAAAGTTAGCGGACTCTGAACTGTTAACAGGTAAACCGAATTCTAAAGAAAACGTGTTAAAGTATTCCTCTATGTTGGGCGTGTGGTAAGCTATTACTACGGCTATGGTGGTTCCGTTTCCCCCGCTGGAAGGCAAGTTGTACGCCGTTCGAACCTGCGTTGGCGTGTAACCTATTGGGTTTGGTGCGCCCGCAAACGGTGAAATATGCATGGGGTGAGCTACCCAATCGTCGTCATCTGGAAGGGCAGAAATGGGCACTGTGAAACAGGAGACCATCATGCCTACCAGAAACAATACTATCACGATGTGTGGGAGAATTTTTTTCCCATTCAACCTATCCACATGTTCCCTAAGATTTAACCGCTAAGCCCAAATTAACGATTGATGGATATTTAAAGGGGCGGCTTCTTTTATGGATTGTTACCGCTAAATCTACATGTAGAACACTATCCAAAAATCAACATCCTCAGCGCCGCCAAAGCGCAAATGATATAGGGACACCAAACAGCAACATTAACAAAGTGAAACTCATGCAGCGTTCATACTCACGTTTACTGGGCGTAGTGGGCAAGCCAAACACGGGCAAATCAACCTTTTTCTGCGCAGCAACCCTTGCAACCGTAGAAATCGCCAACTACCCCTTCACAACCATCAAACCCAACCGCGGCGTCGGCTACGTCCGAACCCCCTGTGTCCACGAAGAATTCCACGTCAAAGACAACCCCAAAAACAGCCTCTGCCTAGACGGCTCCCGCATGGTTCCCGTGGAACTAGTAGACATCGCGGGCATAGTGCCTGGAGCTTGGGAAGGACGCGGGTTAGGCAACCAGTTCCTTGACGAAATCCGCCGCGCAGACGCACTTATCCACGTCGTGGACGCTTCAGGCGGCACCGACTGTGAAGGCAAAAGCTGCAAACCCGGCGAGCACGACCCACTTGAGGATGTGCAGTTTCTTGAAAAAGAAATCACCATGTGGATGGTTACGATTCTAAAGAAGGATTGGCCTAGAATCGCACGGACTGCTGAACAGGACAAAAAAGGAATCGCACATCACCTCGAAGACCGCTTAACAGGACTGAGCATAAAGAAACAGTACGTTAATGAAGCTATACGAAAAGCAGGCTTAAGCGTCGATAAACCAGCAACCTGGAGCGATGACGACTTTTACCGCTTCGTAGACACACTGAGACGTATCTCAAAGCCAGTGCTGATTGTAGCTAACAAAGTTGACCTACCAACAGCGCAAGCCAATGTAGAACGGTTAAGGAAACTTGACTACATTGTTATCCCCGCCAGCGCCGAAGCGGAACTTGCACTCCGCAGAGCTGCAGAAAAAGGCTTAATCGAGTATAAACCAGGCGACAACGACTTCAAGATAAAGCAGCCAGAGAAACTCTCAGCGGGGCAGATACAGGCGCTTGAACGCATCAGAGAAAAAATTGTTAAAACCAACGGAACCACAGGCGTCCAAGAAGCCATAAACACCGCATACTTTAAGCTACTTGACATGATAACCGTCTACCCAGTGGAAGACATAGAGCACCTATCCGACCACAACGGCCGCGTACTGCCAGATACGTATCTGGTTCCAAAGGGCATCACTGCTCATCAGTTTGCCTACGTGATCCACAGCGAACTCGGAGACAACTTCCTCTACGCAGTAGATGCCAGAGATAAACGCCGAATCGGAGAAGACGCCATCCTAAAAGACCGCGACGTTATCAGCATAGTCAGCGCCAAAAAACGGGCATAATCGCCCGATTTAGCCTCCATCCTCCATCTGTCACCCTAAATAATTGCAAATGCGTATCATCCAAACAAAAAACGCCACAACCACACGCTCACCCGCGACCCCTTTTGCACCCGCCAAGCAACCTAAGCCTAAACCAACACCTGCACAGTCTATATAAGGCAGGGGAGAGGGTGGCAGAGAAACATAAAGTGCGGTTTAGGTTCCGTAGCGGCGTTTGCGTTTCTGGAAGGTACGAATCGCTCTTAGCAGGTCGATGAAGCGGAAGTCAGGCCAGTACACATCCAAAAAGACCAGTTCGCTGTAGGCGGATTGCCACACCAGAAAGCCACTTAAGCGTTCTTCACCTGAGGTTCTTATAATCAAGTCAGGATCCTGCTTTGTCATGTGTGCTGTGTAGAGGTACTTTTCAACCGTGCTTTCTTGAATATCGTCTGGTTCAAGTTTGCCTTCTTTAACCAGTCTCGCTATTGCTTTTGCAGCGTCAACGATTTCGGCCCTGCCACCATACGCAAAAGCGAAATTAAGGAAATGGTTATCGTAGCCTTCGGTTGCCTTCTCGACGTCATGAATACGCTTTTGAAGGTCATCAGGAAGCATGTTGATTCGCCCCAACACCTTTACATGGACCCTGTTTTTGTGGATACGTTCATCTGTGAGCAGCTTTAGGAACCGCTCCCCCGCAATACGCATGATTTCCTCAACTTCTTTGGGGTTGCGCGCAAAATTCTCCGTTGAAAACGTATAAAGCGTGACGTATTTCACGTTTAGCTTTAGGCACCAATCGAGGAGTTTCTCAACGGTTTCTGCACCTTTCTCATGCCCCAACCAGGGGTTAATTTCTTTTTCAGAAGCCCAACGGCGGTTGCCATCCAAAATGATTGCTATGTGCTCGGGGGGCACACCGTTTTTAACTTGCCCCCATAACCACCTTTGATATGCCTTATAGATACCCAGTACCGAGAGGACTCTTGTAAGCACTAATTGAACCCCTATTGGATGTCGCGACAGATTAAATTCTAAAAACTAAATCCGAATGCTTCAATTAAAGCTTACTCATGTCTCAACAAGCCACCAAAAGCCAGTTTACGTTTTAGACTTCTTCGATTTTTTCTTCTTTCTTCTTAAAGAAACCCTTAGCCGACTTGTTAACGATGTATATTAGCAAAACAGAGGCAACACCGATGAGAATACCCACGATTATCGTGAACAGGAAAGTGGCGAAAACGGGGTCATTTAAGCCGACCACCGTGGACTGCCCCTTATAGTAGGAAATCATCAGTTTTGCAGTACCGTCAAGAATCATCCTAGACCATGCAACAGAAACTATCAAAGCAACGTTACGGAGCAGTTTCGAATCCCGCTCAAAATATAACCGTATACTTCTACCCAAAAGAACAATACATATACCTACTGTCAATAAGTCTTCAAAACCTAAAATAAAGCTTCCAGCAATGTTAGGAAGCGCACTAATCCAAGCGCCTACATCTGCGGGGAAAGGCTGCACGTTGATGTACACGTTCGTAACACCCAAATATATGCTCACAGCTACACAGAGAATCCCCGCGATGATTGTATAGTTGGAAATCTGAATAGGCAAAGCAGGTGGCTCATAATTCTTCGCCCAATTATAGAAATCTCTGCTGGCGCGATCAACACCGAAGCCTTTAAGCAGCAAAAACCCGCCTACCACTATCACAAAAGCGATGCCGAACAGGTAGATTGCGCCTGGGTAGATGCCTGAATTGTCTATTCCCCAAAGGACTCCGAAAATGAGAACCAAAATACCAGGCAAACCTAAAGCTATCCGAGCGTAACGCGGATTATCCACCAGTAAACGAACATATTTGGTAAAGACTGCAGCAGTTTCCTCGATGGATTCGCTGTGCTTAATCACAATGCGCCTCACAGAGGACACTGGAACGCGGGATTCCACAAGTGGCAAAACCGCTTCGTCAGAGAAACCGTCAGAGACCAATATGACCTCGTTGGCGCCAAAACTTTCCTGTAAACTGTTAAGTTCCGCAACAAGTTTACGGTCAGCACTAACTCCGCCTAAGTCGGTTCCAGAAATGGTGGCTACCTCAAAAACTTCGTCAGCTTGCTTATTAGCGGTTAGTCGATCGTAGAGGCTTACGGCTTCAAACATGGCGTTAGCGTCGGGTTCCTCTGAATCTTTAAGTGCCAACGCAACCGCAGCGTCTAAATTGGCGGTTCTTCCCAAAAGCGGCGTTTTGATGGCTGCTTTAGCTTCTAGATCGCCATCTCTATCAACACATAAAATTAAGATGCGCTTTTGCATCTGCTGATTCGATTCCCGCTTAGCCATCGAAATCTCTATCTCATTAATACAAGCACTTAACTTTAAGCTTACGTTTCAGCCTCGTCGTCCTCGCCGTCGCCCAGCATCATGGCGAACTCTTCCCAACTGACTTTCTCGCCGCGGCTGAGTTTCTCTCGAGCTTCAGACCCGATTTTTTCCTTGATGGCTGCTTCCTTAATTGCGCGTTCAGCTTGCTCCTGTTTGCGTTTCTCTTCTTGTTCTTTGCGGCGAGCTTCATTTTCCTGTCTTCGAGCCTGATACTGCTCCCGCATAGACGCACGGATACCCGTTGATTGGTTAATTAATTCCTTGATTTGCTCATAGATGAGGCTGTTCTGTTCCTTTGCTTTAATGAACGATTGATGGAGACTATCGGCTTCTGCGCGATCCCGTTTCATGGAGTTAAGTTTCTCCATCATCTGCGCATGTAAGTCTTGGCTTTTCTTGGCCAACTCCGTTAATTCCTTGTGATAAACGTCTGCTTGAGCGTCGAAGGTTTTACGGTGCTCAAGGAGTTCTTTAATTTTTTTACGTTGACTCTCGATTTTTTTGTATCCGCTGAGTTGAATCTCCAACTCTTTTACGTTTTCAACGAGCCGTTTCTCCTCTTTTAGATCCAACGTTGTAGTTGAAATCTTCCATTCGATGGCTTCTAACTCTTTTTTAAGTTCACGCTGGCTAATGCGGGGCAAGTTTTTCTTAAGAGCCTCGATCTTCTCGTTGAGGGCGTTTATTTCTTCCATAATAGGAGTGACATTAACCCTGACAGCATCGCGCTGTGCCTTTAGCTCTTTAACTCGGATGTTTAAGGCATCTCGTTCCGTTTTCAGTTGGTTAACTTCTTCACGGACTTTACGTACCTTCTCGTGAAGTTCATCTCTTTTTTCGATGAATTTTTTAATTTGGTCGTTGTTCTCTTGTATTTGCTGTTTTAGTTTGTTGATTTGAAGGTTGATGTTTGAAATTTGGCTTGGGTTTTGTTTCTCAGTCAAGAGTTAGCCTTCTGAAATGGGACTTATTACCTAC contains the following coding sequences:
- a CDS encoding MMPL family transporter codes for the protein MSNGNNAFTKLGHIITKRKWAIIGVWMLLLAIILPIVVTASGVSSLNMEASSDSNQESAIAEDIISAQFKKSVSNDSLVIVISTRDASSLATQQFIKELTDAINGSSSITGIKNITSVYTILIPALNQTNEGVYAAYYGGNLTYNLLYSVSTIYSNVWYQAYNTAKEQLSSGINQTNQGVYTLLENANMTYNLLYGVPAAYSTVWATAYNQTRLQLIEGLNQTNQGVHLALQNANLTYNLLYGAPAIYLNIWTQTYSQTGDINQSNQIAYQQTATILQQTDPEAFAQYTSPLLDAFYGIWTQSFSDPQTAAWTPLERAVYASTQTNQLYINTFLAGDPTSQAFVTALTGALTFENYLTFTQEQNNAALTAFAIQTVVAGSGGLSSAEFVTAAYNLGENPSLSALSTLAEAIIVDPDTYNMGTNFIATFNQVAYTQTAAILQQADPASYNQYTAPLLYAFNATWVGTFQNPETQALPVMVRASLAANITNQQYINTALAGNATMKAFVTALTQAFTLDNFMYNTQDQNNAQLQDFAIKYVANQANSAVSFVKAAYDLGKSPSSYALSYLADEVIWYPDFYGMSKLIPTFNSVSYEQTEKILKDLDKEAFNDYTSHLLKFFNASWTKRVPTQPISGVAWINSTASIAADVANTQFIAAYLNDTADFASQIASNLKLQDYLNGNTTYSNAKIKNLTINYVADESGLSTKLVEAIYDMGENATESAIRALASQVVSNPDAFNIGQPFKSLITSFVSPAKDVTLVSITFENSDNTNLLAIRGIIAEKLVQNPADVSSALVTGNDALNYDFGQSTNEDLDLILPVTIALLVIATALFFRSIITPIVTLGTIGVGLGVSQIFPYLVGTYINQVDYTITTVLLTVLIGVGTDYSIFVIARHREERINQLPLFEAIKKSITWAGESIVTSGATVIISFLALSATSMVFMQTMGIIVGLGVIVTLLASLTFAPALTAILGDRIFWPNSGERFERYAKGITEKNNRRGGYFARSGAFSVKHGKVIILLAVLVTVPAFYVYATTTPTYNLLGSASENLESVAASNTLTDSFGGGRLMPTYVVVTFANPIINNGSLNTGEMATLQRIASDIADSEGIHQVTGPTMPYGETVDYKTITNETDSTTYSAILDTIGEDNKSALITVQFNVDPYSTEAMNYAQALRESLHATYDDAANVTGIYVGGTTGSILDTRVSFQNQFNQILPIVAVGVGLVLFFVLGSLILPVFAVLSVLMSIVWTLALTMVVFQSVFSYGLLFITPLILFVLLLGLGMDYNIFILTRIREEAAKGQSLNDAIVHAVQQTGGIITAAAVILAGSLGALMLSSNMMMKEMGFAFAFSILIDALVVRTYLVPAVMSVFGKWNWYNPIKRLQRIKHFEDNQTPEQPPTAQKAD
- a CDS encoding helix-turn-helix domain-containing protein; amino-acid sequence: MCTNNIRRMRRLILEASEKELQKAGIELPPLKKIKSLELLYFLRQDDQELATISRIELLDPSTKIQDLKDSGLLLDAQIIEQEKSGAYILFTRTASPTLQNVLNDLGIEGGYLFPPLGIADGKVRFSFLGNEQQIKSFMEKVNAIGIHFRVVLLADANFSPISPLSQLTAKQREVLLAAYKYGYYDIPRKITSEELAKKIGLVNSTVVEHLRKAEQRLIKQIIESKF
- a CDS encoding MFS transporter, yielding MVQYKWVALSNTTLGMLMASIDMTIVLIALPSIFRGINIDPFTSFQYLLWVMFGYSIVTAVLLVTFGRLSDIYGRVRLYNLGFAIFTAGSILLSITPHTGDAGAIELIVFRIIQGVGAAFLFSNSGAIITDAFPENERGKALGINQLAFLAGSLIGLVLGGVLAVYDWRLVFLVSVPVGVVGTVWSYWKLKEQHVIRKKQKLDVWGNLCFGGGLTLILLGITYGLTPYGDSPMGWGNPFVAASLAVGAALLMAFPFIERHVEDPMFRLDLFKNRTFAAGNIATFLSSMSRGGVMIMLVVLLQGIWLPLHGYSYEDAPFWAGIFMIPLSVGIAITGPLSGWLSDKHGARVLATVGMIITGITFLVFTLLPANFDYLPFALILLIMGLGNGIFMSPNMASVMNSCPAEHRGAASGMRSTLQNCGQTISQAVFFSIIIISLNATLPEALSTAVANAGASQQLADAFSTTPASGALFAAFLGYNPIGTLLQSMGPLAAGLPDASRAILEGQTFFPNAIAAPFMSALTLAFIIAAALCFIAAAFSALRGPKNQNCGSPAKGN